Proteins encoded by one window of Porphyromonas vaginalis:
- the glyA gene encoding serine hydroxymethyltransferase: MKRDQEIFDLIEQEHQRQQKGIELIASENFVSDQVMQAMGSCMTNKYAEGYPGKRYYGGCEVVDKSENLAIERIKKLFGAEYANVQPHSGAQANMAVLFTCLKPGDTFMGLNLDHGGHLSHGSPVNSSGMLYHPIGYNVSKETGMVDYDEMEQLARQHKPKLIIAGGSAYCREWDYARFRKVADEIGAIFMVDMAHPAGLIAAGLLDNPVKYAHIVTSTTHKTLRGPRGGIILMGKDFENPWGLKTPKGVVKMMSQLLNSAVFPGIQGGPLEHVIAAKAVAFGEALDPSFKEYQKQVMKNAKALGEAFVKMGYNCISGGTDNHCLLIDLRSKYPDLTGKVAENALVRADITVNKNMVPFDSRSAFQTSGIRVGTPAITTRGVKEDKMAYIVELIDRVLRDPENEAEIAKVRKEVNEMMSPLPIFAW; this comes from the coding sequence ATGAAAAGAGACCAAGAGATCTTTGATCTGATCGAACAGGAGCATCAGCGCCAGCAAAAGGGCATTGAGCTGATCGCCTCTGAGAACTTTGTCAGCGACCAGGTCATGCAAGCTATGGGTAGCTGTATGACTAATAAGTACGCTGAGGGATACCCTGGCAAGCGTTACTACGGCGGTTGCGAGGTAGTGGACAAGTCTGAGAACCTAGCCATAGAGCGTATCAAGAAGCTCTTTGGCGCGGAGTATGCCAACGTGCAGCCCCACTCAGGTGCTCAAGCTAATATGGCTGTCCTCTTTACCTGCCTCAAGCCTGGTGATACCTTCATGGGTCTAAACCTAGACCACGGTGGTCACCTCTCACACGGTTCGCCTGTCAATAGCTCTGGTATGCTCTACCACCCCATCGGCTACAACGTAAGCAAGGAGACGGGTATGGTCGACTATGACGAGATGGAGCAGCTAGCTCGTCAGCACAAGCCTAAGCTCATCATCGCTGGTGGCTCGGCTTACTGCCGCGAGTGGGACTACGCACGCTTCCGCAAGGTAGCTGACGAGATCGGTGCTATCTTTATGGTCGATATGGCTCACCCCGCCGGACTGATCGCTGCTGGTCTGCTCGACAACCCTGTCAAGTATGCTCACATCGTCACCTCTACGACACACAAGACCCTACGTGGTCCTCGTGGTGGTATCATCCTCATGGGTAAGGACTTTGAGAATCCTTGGGGTCTCAAGACACCTAAGGGGGTTGTCAAGATGATGTCTCAGCTGCTCAACTCAGCTGTCTTCCCAGGCATCCAGGGCGGTCCACTAGAGCATGTCATTGCAGCTAAGGCTGTTGCCTTTGGCGAGGCGCTTGATCCTTCATTTAAGGAGTATCAGAAGCAGGTGATGAAGAATGCTAAGGCACTTGGCGAGGCTTTTGTCAAGATGGGCTACAACTGTATCTCTGGCGGTACGGACAATCACTGCCTCCTCATCGACCTACGCTCTAAGTATCCTGACCTAACGGGTAAGGTGGCTGAGAACGCACTCGTACGTGCTGACATCACGGTCAATAAGAATATGGTACCCTTTGACTCACGCTCTGCATTCCAGACCTCTGGTATCCGTGTGGGTACGCCCGCTATCACGACGCGTGGTGTCAAGGAGGACAAGATGGCATACATCGTCGAGCTCATAGACCGCGTACTGCGTGATCCTGAAAACGAGGCTGAGATAGCTAAGGTACGTAAGGAGGTCAACGAGATGATGTCTCCACTACCTATCTTCGCTTGGTAA